The following proteins are co-located in the Chryseobacterium daecheongense genome:
- a CDS encoding SpvB/TcaC N-terminal domain-containing protein — translation MKFLYSFIISFCSLLGFSQTILYQQENASRTVRDPQAILLAQGFKAAADTSNPFVAKIGPATENPGGGPTDSNAGSTNPYGTTAPEGQSFHDTKGNIEVNGAGQLQFTLPIALPPGVKSVAPQISLIYTSGSGNGIAGYGWNLSGITAISRIGKNIEKDGEVKGVQLDYSDYYSFNGQRLILKSGEYGKDGAEYVTEKYSNVKIKSIGNTLGLSGPDYFLVLYEDGSQAKYQKTFTNGFRGGPATEYNITEWADAQGNLIVYSYESDQLGGRNGGVSRLSTISWGGNKLLNTLHFNEIKFNYINRDLKESSYVNGAFFIQDKLLKDITVKISGNQFKKYIIKYTRNGTSYQFVESVQEINSMSEEANPISFTYETDTTTNSIMKQDSRYDEILGNNIISGDFDGDGKVDFINSNKLMLRRLDGTGDIYTFNRELIGWKNENIFVGSHPNVSNASALFNVHAPFSYTTWYENAIKINICKYDKGLNTIILQESKRYDLTGYYTNSDPELQVLLQTSSGDFNGDGVTDFIVSATWAVSKDIGEEGPNVVWTYFDNKRFYVNPLSDTITPIDMADINVGDIKTVNDFLGDGTQQILILKNNLYKLYKLDIKTNKLLHLYDFPNTEDASLPLYYGDFNGDRKTDIIIPVAEDSSDWKMYISTGNSFRKEYYSNLFLYKPAYTGAATKYRNTLRSYYTPDLNKDGKSDFLIFESQVWFRQLNINNKDSSYGFNYLRNDGVDATGKPIFNNIYSLSPKEIPVSGNLEDEDINYSKYGEHYIPLIGNFRIAEVNTEFAIIHKTKLITWELGGKLDKVSRITSINQGAVKTDIEYSNLANNGNIYKSYSNISPIQYPYVNIVENINYNVVSRLIQGERKQEFRYRDLIGHLQGRGMIGFRQTARSTFFADGFENTKIWTGSEINPLNEGLPYKDWSIRTTNENNIFPANISLNNTQLLSFKQYDYKIDKLLNGNIVNSIVIGDADKSKVVLSINPYITTTKDFLKNIKIVHTVEQYNELYLPKKSVTKINDGFAISTLELEYYPSNMIPGSNYSIGKPKIKTNVVQAYGDTKSGKEEYTYENNLLKTQITWNRNNSESITETYTYDGFGNITRKLASNSVDSQIQSTETEYDSKGRFAIKKKDNLGLETNIIYNDWGEILNQTDPLGNTLTNTYDGWGKLLTSKTNLSGTTTYQYERDNNSNIIVTEYNPNGGISKKYTNKLIQEYKVSTKAFGQGQYISKETQYDILGRKIKESESYFEGQYPSQWNDILYNDTVFPATTITTAFNGKKLETSISGLTTNFKELNGYGRTTTKREDALGNTVATTDKGGTINFSYNAAGEQIKAQYAENTVTTQYDVWGRKSEFNDPSNGIYKYEYDGLGKPKKIVSPKGTKEYTYNNNGQLISQKELSMSDGGESTNKMIFFSYDNKGRVISKSGTSKGQAYSSNISYDAQGRILSSTENNNGKYFIQKGITYDDKARVISYEKQLYSSGVLTKVQIQNEYSNWSGELFQVKDKNTGKVLWQLQEANAKGQVLKAKLGSANINNTYDANGFLLQVSHSSVVKPGILQLSYSFDAIKNELKNRTTGGDFNIIESFDYDDNNRLVNWTNPVTGTKPTTNRNTYDVKGRILENDQVGSIKFQNSQKIYQPTSMVLNAAGTQSYNNDLIQSIVYNENNDPVFIDGEKGDVSFQYGLISMRQRASYGGNFSSNGEGKFTKFYSEDGSFEVIKDNTTGKEKHILFIGGTPYESNIVYLKDYSESSSSFRFLHKDYIGSVLAISDGFGNKLEQRHYDAWGNFSHLQIGNGAILTGNALNQQLSTFNLVIDRGYTSHEHFAEVGIIHMNGRLYDPLLRRFLNADENIQDPTNTQNYNKYGYVMNNPLMYNDPSGEFIWWIPPLVAAVSELFNMYYTQTPFNYGRFYVGLATSYFSAGISSGIGSIFQVGDAVANKLGSTWTIVAKAGAHAFAQGSLSYVQGGNFWSGALSGAFASVANDLLDLATTNAGENSILRSDGFVLLNGAVSGGIGSVLGGGNFWMGAGQGLIVSAFNFLAHKETNAVEDNNTDVDCPTCPKNAKNWQTYTEDFTILNKEFWTWDNIINGRRSYYYLDGTWNEIVPFAGTVPVGPAGGFNLLKSFRSALSLAKGGLTNVGRAIQKHPNILRLIGKEASSVTTNASRNAYGAKSLKYIIKNGTKEIRSHNNYGKVVDYKLPSGLGARFNAVTNEFIGFLGRGL, via the coding sequence ATGAAATTTTTATACTCGTTTATTATTTCATTCTGCTCACTATTGGGCTTTTCACAAACAATTCTATATCAGCAGGAAAACGCCTCACGAACAGTACGGGATCCACAGGCCATACTACTGGCACAGGGATTCAAAGCAGCTGCAGATACCTCAAATCCATTTGTGGCAAAGATTGGACCTGCAACAGAAAATCCGGGAGGAGGTCCAACAGATTCTAATGCAGGATCAACCAATCCATATGGCACAACTGCCCCGGAAGGACAAAGCTTCCATGATACGAAAGGAAATATTGAAGTAAATGGAGCCGGACAACTTCAGTTTACTTTACCCATAGCTTTACCGCCAGGAGTAAAATCTGTAGCACCACAAATAAGTCTTATTTATACGAGTGGTTCCGGAAATGGAATTGCCGGATATGGATGGAACCTTTCCGGAATTACCGCAATTTCGAGGATAGGAAAGAACATTGAAAAAGATGGAGAAGTTAAAGGCGTACAACTGGATTACTCCGATTATTATAGTTTTAATGGGCAAAGGCTCATTTTAAAGTCTGGAGAATATGGTAAAGATGGAGCAGAATATGTAACGGAGAAGTATTCTAATGTTAAAATTAAATCAATTGGTAATACCCTAGGTCTTTCGGGGCCTGATTACTTTTTAGTTTTATATGAAGATGGTTCACAGGCTAAATATCAGAAAACATTTACAAACGGGTTCCGAGGTGGTCCTGCTACAGAATATAACATCACTGAATGGGCAGATGCACAGGGAAATCTCATTGTATACAGTTATGAATCTGATCAATTAGGGGGACGAAACGGAGGTGTCTCAAGGTTATCTACAATTTCATGGGGAGGAAATAAATTATTGAATACACTTCATTTTAATGAAATAAAGTTTAACTATATAAATAGAGATCTTAAGGAATCGTCTTATGTAAATGGGGCATTTTTTATACAGGACAAATTATTAAAGGATATCACTGTAAAGATAAGTGGGAATCAATTTAAAAAATATATTATTAAATATACACGAAATGGAACATCATATCAGTTTGTAGAATCTGTGCAAGAGATAAATTCGATGAGCGAAGAAGCTAATCCTATATCATTTACTTACGAAACCGACACCACAACGAATAGCATTATGAAACAGGACTCCCGTTATGATGAAATTCTAGGTAATAATATTATATCCGGAGATTTTGATGGTGACGGAAAGGTAGACTTTATAAATAGTAATAAGTTAATGTTGAGGAGATTGGATGGAACCGGAGATATCTATACTTTTAACAGAGAGCTAATCGGATGGAAAAATGAAAATATTTTTGTAGGTAGTCATCCTAATGTAAGCAATGCTAGTGCCTTATTCAATGTTCACGCACCATTTAGCTATACTACGTGGTATGAAAATGCAATAAAAATAAATATTTGCAAATATGATAAGGGTTTAAATACTATTATTTTACAAGAATCTAAAAGATATGACCTAACAGGATATTACACAAATTCAGACCCAGAGCTTCAGGTACTACTACAAACATCGTCTGGAGATTTCAATGGTGATGGAGTCACTGATTTTATTGTATCTGCTACTTGGGCAGTATCTAAAGATATAGGAGAAGAAGGACCCAATGTTGTATGGACCTATTTTGATAATAAAAGATTTTATGTAAACCCGTTATCTGATACTATTACTCCAATTGATATGGCAGATATAAACGTCGGTGATATAAAGACTGTAAATGACTTTTTAGGAGATGGAACTCAGCAAATACTAATTCTTAAAAACAATCTATACAAGCTGTATAAACTTGATATCAAAACAAATAAGCTACTCCATTTATATGATTTCCCGAATACCGAGGACGCATCTTTACCATTATATTATGGAGACTTCAATGGTGATAGAAAAACAGATATAATAATCCCTGTAGCAGAAGATTCCTCAGATTGGAAAATGTATATTTCTACGGGAAATAGTTTTAGAAAAGAATATTATTCTAATCTTTTTCTATATAAACCAGCCTATACGGGTGCTGCAACAAAATATAGAAATACATTAAGATCATACTATACACCTGACTTAAATAAAGATGGAAAGAGTGACTTTCTCATCTTTGAATCTCAAGTATGGTTTAGGCAGCTTAACATAAACAATAAGGATTCTAGTTATGGATTTAATTACTTAAGAAATGACGGAGTAGATGCAACAGGAAAACCTATATTCAATAATATATATAGCTTATCACCTAAAGAGATTCCGGTTTCCGGAAATCTGGAAGATGAAGATATCAATTACTCTAAATATGGAGAACATTATATTCCTTTAATAGGAAATTTTAGAATCGCAGAAGTTAATACTGAATTTGCTATTATTCATAAAACAAAATTAATCACCTGGGAATTGGGTGGCAAGCTAGATAAAGTATCGAGGATAACATCAATTAATCAAGGGGCAGTAAAAACAGATATAGAATATTCAAATTTGGCTAATAATGGAAATATTTATAAATCATATTCCAATATTTCTCCAATTCAGTATCCCTATGTCAATATTGTAGAAAACATCAACTATAATGTAGTTTCGAGGCTAATTCAAGGAGAGAGAAAACAAGAATTTAGATACAGAGATTTAATTGGTCATCTACAAGGCAGAGGTATGATCGGTTTCAGGCAGACCGCAAGGTCTACCTTCTTTGCAGATGGATTTGAAAACACAAAAATATGGACAGGCTCAGAAATCAATCCTTTAAATGAAGGGTTACCCTATAAAGATTGGTCAATAAGAACAACTAATGAGAACAATATATTTCCTGCTAACATTTCTTTAAACAACACACAATTATTATCATTTAAACAATATGATTATAAGATTGATAAACTTCTTAATGGAAATATAGTTAACAGTATTGTTATTGGTGATGCTGACAAATCAAAAGTAGTACTTTCGATAAATCCATATATAACAACGACAAAAGATTTTCTAAAGAATATCAAGATAGTTCATACCGTAGAACAGTATAATGAACTATACCTTCCAAAAAAGTCTGTGACCAAAATTAATGATGGTTTTGCAATTTCTACGCTCGAACTGGAATATTATCCCTCTAATATGATTCCAGGATCAAATTATAGTATTGGTAAACCTAAAATTAAAACCAATGTAGTACAGGCTTATGGTGACACTAAATCTGGAAAAGAGGAATATACCTATGAAAATAATCTACTCAAAACCCAAATAACCTGGAATCGAAATAATTCAGAATCAATAACCGAAACTTATACTTATGATGGTTTTGGAAATATTACCAGAAAGCTGGCCAGTAATAGTGTAGATTCCCAAATCCAATCCACTGAGACAGAATATGATTCTAAAGGGCGATTTGCCATCAAGAAAAAAGACAATCTGGGACTTGAAACCAACATTATTTATAATGATTGGGGTGAAATTCTGAATCAAACTGATCCATTGGGTAATACCTTAACGAACACTTATGATGGCTGGGGAAAACTCCTTACCTCCAAAACTAATTTAAGTGGTACAACAACCTATCAGTATGAGCGAGACAATAATTCGAATATCATAGTTACAGAATACAACCCAAATGGTGGTATTTCCAAAAAATACACCAATAAGCTTATTCAGGAATATAAGGTTTCAACTAAAGCTTTTGGACAAGGACAATATATTTCTAAAGAGACACAGTATGATATTTTGGGTAGGAAGATCAAAGAAAGTGAATCTTACTTCGAAGGACAATATCCAAGTCAATGGAATGATATCCTTTATAATGACACTGTTTTTCCAGCTACAACAATAACGACTGCCTTTAATGGTAAAAAATTGGAAACTTCTATTTCCGGCCTAACCACTAACTTTAAAGAACTGAACGGATATGGAAGAACAACTACAAAGAGAGAAGATGCTTTGGGTAATACAGTGGCAACTACAGATAAAGGAGGAACGATCAACTTTTCTTACAATGCAGCAGGGGAGCAGATCAAAGCACAATATGCCGAAAATACAGTGACTACCCAATATGATGTCTGGGGAAGAAAATCAGAATTTAACGATCCTTCGAATGGCATATACAAGTACGAATATGATGGATTAGGAAAACCCAAAAAAATTGTCAGTCCAAAAGGAACTAAGGAATACACATACAACAATAATGGACAGCTTATTTCTCAAAAAGAACTTTCAATGTCAGATGGTGGAGAATCCACTAATAAAATGATTTTTTTTAGTTATGACAATAAAGGAAGAGTCATTTCAAAATCGGGAACCTCAAAAGGACAGGCTTATAGTTCCAATATTTCTTATGATGCTCAGGGAAGAATTTTATCCTCTACAGAAAACAACAATGGAAAATACTTTATCCAAAAAGGAATTACCTATGATGATAAAGCTAGAGTTATTTCCTATGAAAAGCAACTTTATTCTTCCGGAGTTTTAACTAAAGTACAGATACAAAATGAGTACAGCAATTGGAGTGGTGAACTCTTTCAGGTAAAAGATAAAAATACTGGAAAGGTATTGTGGCAACTTCAGGAAGCTAATGCCAAGGGACAGGTATTAAAAGCCAAACTTGGAAGCGCAAATATCAACAATACCTATGATGCTAATGGATTCTTGCTGCAAGTTAGTCATTCTTCAGTAGTGAAACCTGGAATTTTACAACTCTCCTACTCTTTTGATGCCATTAAAAACGAATTAAAAAACAGAACGACAGGTGGTGACTTCAATATCATCGAATCATTTGACTACGATGACAACAATAGGCTGGTAAACTGGACAAATCCGGTTACGGGAACCAAACCAACTACCAATAGAAATACTTACGATGTGAAAGGGCGTATCCTGGAAAATGACCAGGTGGGAAGCATTAAATTCCAGAACAGCCAGAAAATCTACCAACCTACGAGTATGGTGTTGAATGCTGCCGGAACCCAAAGTTATAATAATGATCTGATTCAAAGCATTGTTTATAATGAAAATAATGATCCCGTATTTATTGATGGAGAGAAAGGAGATGTAAGCTTCCAATATGGGTTGATCAGCATGAGACAACGAGCTTCTTATGGAGGAAATTTCTCTTCAAATGGAGAAGGAAAATTCACGAAGTTTTATAGTGAGGACGGAAGCTTTGAAGTGATTAAGGATAATACAACAGGTAAGGAAAAGCATATTTTGTTTATTGGAGGAACTCCTTATGAAAGTAATATTGTATATTTAAAAGATTATAGCGAGAGCAGTAGTTCTTTCAGGTTTTTACATAAAGATTATATAGGTAGTGTATTAGCCATTAGTGATGGGTTTGGGAACAAACTGGAACAAAGGCATTACGATGCGTGGGGGAATTTTAGCCACCTTCAAATTGGAAACGGAGCTATCCTCACCGGAAATGCTCTCAACCAGCAACTTTCAACTTTCAACTTAGTAATAGACCGTGGTTATACAAGTCATGAACACTTTGCAGAAGTGGGCATTATCCATATGAACGGAAGATTATATGATCCCCTTTTAAGGAGATTTTTAAATGCGGATGAAAATATACAAGACCCCACCAATACCCAAAATTATAACAAATATGGGTATGTGATGAATAATCCACTCATGTACAACGACCCTAGTGGAGAGTTTATTTGGTGGATACCTCCACTAGTAGCAGCAGTTTCCGAATTATTTAATATGTATTACACGCAAACACCCTTCAATTATGGACGGTTTTATGTAGGATTGGCTACTTCATATTTTAGTGCTGGAATTTCATCAGGAATAGGATCTATTTTCCAAGTAGGAGATGCTGTAGCAAATAAATTAGGAAGTACATGGACCATTGTAGCTAAGGCTGGTGCCCATGCCTTTGCCCAAGGCAGTCTTTCTTACGTACAGGGTGGGAATTTCTGGTCTGGGGCTTTAAGTGGAGCCTTTGCGAGTGTAGCTAATGATTTATTAGATTTGGCAACAACTAATGCAGGTGAGAATAGTATATTAAGAAGTGATGGGTTTGTCCTTTTAAACGGTGCAGTAAGTGGAGGTATTGGATCTGTACTAGGAGGGGGTAATTTCTGGATGGGAGCTGGACAAGGATTAATAGTGTCAGCATTTAATTTCTTAGCTCATAAAGAAACTAACGCTGTTGAAGATAATAATACCGATGTAGATTGCCCTACTTGTCCAAAAAATGCAAAAAATTGGCAAACATATACTGAGGATTTTACAATATTAAATAAGGAGTTCTGGACTTGGGACAATATTATTAATGGGCGAAGGTCCTATTATTATTTGGATGGTACATGGAATGAAATTGTACCTTTCGCTGGCACAGTTCCAGTCGGCCCGGCAGGTGGCTTTAATTTGCTTAAATCGTTTAGATCTGCCTTATCACTAGCAAAAGGTGGTTTAACAAATGTCGGTAGGGCAATACAAAAACATCCTAATATTTTAAGGCTTATTGGAAAAGAAGCTTCATCAGTAACAACTAATGCATCAAGAAATGCTTATGGCGCAAAGTCCTTGAAGTATATAATAAAAAATGGGACAAAGGAAATAAGATCACATAATAACTATGGGAAAGTTGTGGATTATAAACTTCCAAGTGGTTTAGGAGCAAGATTTAACGCTGTTACTAATGAATTTATTGGCTTTTTAGGAAGAGGATTATAA
- a CDS encoding cell wall anchor protein — MKKSLLIGIILFTQLHFAQQAANLQVQDTRNVNPLPSEYNREFKAEFKDRAIIEAPGAGKFSGLLTIAPWSGNSGNKNHQINFNDGGVFYRNALPNDPKWSKWGKFLIESSEGTVAIGGPTDPNIAFKNYGRAQFYTNINSDGVQVRSTVQNVSSGMDLMWLVYDHYQSNDVGLLTLSSPHTQGDWAKYVFTVRANGKVLIGTSWNNTALSACSDCNEYRLFVKDGIKTEKVKIEVPSTNGWADYVFGKDYHLRSLEEVEKHIEQKGHLPNIPSAEEVVKNGINVGEMDAKLLEKIEELTLYSIEQNKQLKFQSEKIKQLEKQLKSLFSGKIK, encoded by the coding sequence ATGAAAAAAAGTTTACTCATTGGCATTATTTTATTCACTCAGTTACATTTTGCACAGCAGGCCGCTAATCTTCAGGTTCAGGATACAAGAAATGTAAATCCACTTCCATCTGAATATAATCGTGAATTTAAAGCTGAATTTAAGGACAGAGCTATCATTGAAGCACCCGGCGCCGGAAAATTTTCAGGATTACTAACTATAGCTCCGTGGTCAGGAAATTCAGGAAATAAAAATCATCAGATCAATTTTAATGATGGAGGTGTATTTTATAGAAATGCTCTTCCTAATGATCCCAAATGGAGCAAATGGGGCAAATTTCTTATCGAATCAAGTGAAGGTACAGTAGCCATCGGAGGTCCAACAGACCCTAATATTGCTTTTAAAAACTATGGAAGAGCTCAATTTTACACCAATATCAACAGTGATGGTGTTCAGGTAAGAAGTACAGTACAAAATGTAAGTTCAGGAATGGACCTGATGTGGCTTGTATATGACCACTATCAATCTAATGATGTAGGATTGCTTACACTTTCTTCTCCCCATACACAAGGGGATTGGGCAAAATACGTGTTCACTGTACGAGCAAATGGTAAGGTACTTATCGGAACTTCATGGAATAATACAGCACTCTCCGCCTGTAGTGACTGTAATGAATATCGCTTATTTGTAAAAGACGGAATAAAAACAGAAAAAGTAAAGATTGAAGTTCCTTCTACCAATGGATGGGCTGATTATGTCTTCGGGAAAGATTATCACCTTCGTTCGTTGGAAGAAGTCGAAAAACATATTGAACAAAAAGGGCATTTGCCCAATATTCCTTCCGCTGAAGAAGTTGTAAAAAACGGAATCAATGTTGGTGAGATGGACGCCAAGCTACTGGAAAAAATTGAAGAGCTGACACTATATTCTATTGAACAAAACAAACAATTAAAATTTCAATCTGAAAAAATAAAGCAACTAGAAAAACAATTAAAGTCTCTTTTTTCAGGAAAAATCAAGTAA
- the folE gene encoding GTP cyclohydrolase I FolE, whose amino-acid sequence MVDFTDNDDDIFTGKEHTPIREDAFDKSPQEKIEKITQLFGEIMETLGMDMTDDSLKDSPKRVAKMYVNEIFGGLLPENKPGISTFSNKYKYRQMLVEKDITVYSFCEHHFLPIIGKAHVAYISNGEVIGLSKINRIVDYYAKRPQVQERLTMQIVNALKEALGTKDVACIIDAKHLCVNCRGIKDTASSTITAELSGIFRTNPITRQEFLHYVGSHTTLD is encoded by the coding sequence ATGGTTGATTTTACTGATAACGACGATGATATTTTCACTGGAAAAGAACATACGCCTATAAGGGAAGATGCTTTTGATAAATCGCCACAGGAAAAGATAGAAAAGATTACCCAGCTTTTTGGGGAAATTATGGAAACTTTGGGAATGGATATGACGGATGACTCCTTAAAAGATTCTCCCAAACGTGTTGCAAAAATGTACGTGAATGAAATTTTTGGTGGACTACTTCCGGAAAACAAACCGGGAATTTCTACTTTTTCCAATAAATATAAGTACCGTCAGATGTTGGTGGAAAAAGATATTACAGTATATTCGTTCTGTGAGCATCATTTTTTACCAATCATTGGAAAGGCACATGTTGCCTATATTTCAAATGGTGAGGTAATTGGTCTTTCAAAAATTAACAGGATTGTAGACTATTATGCAAAGAGACCTCAGGTTCAGGAAAGACTTACAATGCAAATTGTAAATGCCCTTAAAGAAGCTTTGGGAACAAAAGATGTAGCGTGTATTATTGATGCGAAACATCTTTGTGTGAACTGCAGAGGAATTAAAGATACGGCAAGTTCTACGATTACGGCAGAATTAAGTGGGATATTCAGGACTAATCCTATTACCAGACAGGAATTCCTGCACTATGTAGGAAGCCATACGACTTTGGATTAA
- a CDS encoding DinB family protein, with the protein MDYQILKDTVEAEVKRFGMISEEEWSYKFSAEKWSKKEILGHLCDSALTNIRRFVVTQYKENENIVYDQNFWVKAQNYQNIPIADVINLWKYLNLQIVNVVENMPDEVLHKNCDTSKTEQRVYTLEYLIQDYMDHLQHHLKTI; encoded by the coding sequence ATGGATTATCAGATTTTAAAAGATACCGTGGAGGCGGAGGTGAAAAGATTTGGAATGATTTCTGAAGAAGAATGGAGTTACAAGTTTTCTGCTGAGAAGTGGTCCAAAAAAGAAATTTTAGGTCATCTTTGTGATAGTGCACTAACCAATATCAGGAGATTTGTGGTTACCCAATACAAGGAAAATGAAAATATAGTGTACGATCAGAATTTTTGGGTGAAAGCTCAGAACTATCAAAATATTCCGATAGCTGACGTGATCAATCTTTGGAAATATCTCAATCTTCAGATCGTGAATGTTGTTGAAAATATGCCGGATGAGGTTTTGCATAAAAATTGTGATACTTCAAAGACAGAGCAGAGAGTGTATACGCTGGAGTATCTGATTCAGGATTATATGGATCATTTGCAGCACCATTTAAAAACAATTTAA
- the cysS gene encoding cysteine--tRNA ligase: protein MQLKIYNSLTAEKEIFKPILEGNIGMYVCGPTVYSNVHLGNVRTFLSFDFIYRTLMHLGYKVRYVRNITDAGHLTDDGNVDNDRFVKQTRLEKLEPMEIVQKYTVDFHKVLDMFNLLPPNIEPTATGHIVEQIELTQKLIERGFAYESNGSVYFDVLEYNKRGLNYGELSKRNIEELFANTRDLDGQGEKKNPQDFALWKKASPAHIMRWNSPWGEGFPGWHLECTAMSTKYLGEKFDIHGGGMDLKFPHHECEIAQGKGCNDVAPVNYWMHANMLTMNSQRMSKSTGNYILPMQLVSGENDFFEKPFHPSIVRFCFLQAHYRSVLDISNDAMIASEKGFIRLMEAVKVLNSVMPDDSKESGFNLKEWKEKAYDALTDDFNSPILIAHLFEAVKFIFALNDGKETISTEDLADLKSTLHAFIFDVLGLQPIEENNNEKLDQTLQVLIELRNQARKSKNFELSDQIRDKLLAEGIELKDGRDGTTYVLN from the coding sequence ATGCAATTAAAAATATATAATTCGCTAACTGCTGAAAAAGAAATTTTCAAACCTATTTTAGAAGGAAACATTGGGATGTATGTTTGTGGCCCGACGGTTTATAGCAATGTACACTTAGGAAATGTAAGAACGTTCCTTTCCTTCGATTTTATTTACCGTACTTTAATGCACTTAGGGTACAAAGTAAGATATGTTAGAAATATTACAGACGCGGGACACCTTACTGATGATGGGAATGTAGATAATGACCGGTTTGTAAAGCAAACCCGTCTTGAAAAATTAGAGCCTATGGAGATCGTACAGAAATATACTGTGGATTTTCATAAAGTTTTAGATATGTTCAATCTTTTGCCTCCTAATATTGAGCCTACGGCGACCGGGCATATTGTAGAGCAGATTGAGCTGACTCAAAAGTTAATTGAAAGAGGTTTTGCATATGAAAGTAATGGGTCTGTTTATTTCGATGTTCTGGAGTATAATAAAAGAGGATTGAATTACGGGGAACTTTCAAAACGTAATATAGAAGAACTGTTTGCTAATACCCGTGATCTGGACGGGCAAGGGGAAAAGAAAAACCCACAGGATTTTGCACTTTGGAAAAAAGCGTCGCCTGCTCATATCATGAGATGGAATTCTCCTTGGGGAGAAGGCTTTCCGGGATGGCACCTGGAATGTACTGCAATGAGTACTAAATACCTCGGTGAGAAATTTGATATTCACGGTGGAGGAATGGATCTTAAGTTCCCACATCATGAATGTGAGATTGCACAAGGTAAAGGCTGCAATGATGTAGCTCCGGTTAATTACTGGATGCATGCCAATATGTTAACTATGAACAGCCAGCGGATGAGTAAATCAACAGGAAACTATATCCTGCCGATGCAGCTGGTTTCCGGTGAAAATGATTTCTTTGAGAAGCCTTTCCACCCGTCAATCGTACGATTTTGCTTCCTTCAGGCTCATTACAGAAGTGTCCTGGACATTTCTAATGATGCTATGATTGCCAGTGAGAAAGGATTTATCAGGCTGATGGAAGCCGTAAAAGTGCTGAATTCTGTTATGCCGGATGATAGTAAAGAATCAGGTTTCAATCTTAAAGAGTGGAAGGAGAAGGCTTATGACGCGCTGACAGATGATTTTAACTCACCAATACTGATCGCGCATTTGTTTGAAGCGGTGAAATTTATTTTTGCTTTGAATGATGGGAAAGAAACCATTTCTACTGAGGATCTTGCTGATTTAAAATCTACTTTACATGCTTTTATTTTTGATGTTCTGGGCCTACAACCTATTGAAGAAAATAATAATGAAAAGCTTGATCAGACCTTACAGGTTTTGATTGAATTAAGAAATCAAGCCAGAAAATCTAAAAACTTTGAGCTTTCAGACCAGATCAGGGATAAGTTACTTGCTGAAGGAATAGAGCTAAAAGATGGCAGAGATGGAACTACTTATGTTTTGAATTAA